Proteins from one Ficedula albicollis isolate OC2 chromosome 3, FicAlb1.5, whole genome shotgun sequence genomic window:
- the PPM1B gene encoding protein phosphatase 1B isoform X2 — translation MGAFLDKPKTEKHNAHGAGNGLRYGLSSMQGWRVEMEDAHTAVVGIPHGLEDWSFFAVYDGHAGSRVANYCSTHLLEHITNNEDFRATEKPGSALEPSVENVKSGIRTGFLKIDEYMRNFADLRNGMDRSGSTAVGVMISPEHIYFINCGDSRAVLYRNGQVCFSTQDHKPCNPREKERIQNAGGSVMIQRVNGSLAVSRALGDYDYKCVDGKGPTEQLVSPEPEVCEILRAEEDEFIILACDGIWDVMSNEELCEFVKSRLEVSDDLETVCNWVVDTCLHKGSRDNMSIVLVCFSNAPKVSEEAVKKDAELDKYLESRVEEIMEKSGEEGMPDLAHVIRILTAENIPNLPPGGGLAGKRNIIENVYTRLNPHRDNEGGSGDLEDPW, via the exons ATGGGTGCATTTTTGGATAaaccaaaaactgaaaaacataaTGCTCATGGTGCAGGGAATGGCTTGCGTTACGGCCTCAGCAGTATGCAGGGATGGCGAGTGGAAATGGAAGATGCTCACACAGCTGTTGTAGGTATTCCCCATGGCTTAGAGGACTGGTCCTTTTTTGCTGTCTACGATGGTCACGCAGGATCTCGTGTTGCAAATTACTGCTCCACACACTTACTAGAACACATCACTAACAATGAAGACTTTAGGGCGACAGAAAAACCTGGATCTGCTCTTGAACCTTCAGTGGAAAATGTCAAGAGTGGAATCAGAACTGGCTTTTTGAAAATTGATGAGTATATGCGCAATTTTGCAGACCTCAGAAATGGCATGGACAGAAGTGGCTCAACAGCAGTGGGAGTTATGATTTCACCTGAGCATATATACTTTATCAACTGTGGTGATTCACGTGCTGTTCTCTATAGGAATGGACAAGTCTGTTTTTCAACACAGGATCACAAACCTTGCAACCCGAGGGAGAAGGAGCGAATCCAGAATGCAGGAGGCAGTGTAATGATTCAACGTGTTAATGGTTCATTGGCAGTTTCTCGAGCTCTGGGGGACTATGACTACAAATGTGTTGATGGCAAAGGCCCTACAGAACAACTTGTTTCTCCAGAGCCTGAGGTGTGTGAAATTTTAAGGGCAGAAGAAGATGAATTTATCATCCTGGCTTGTGATGGAATCTGGGATGTAATGAGCAATGAAGAGCTCTGTGAATTTGTAAAGTCTAGACTTGAAGTATCAGATGACCTGGAAACAGTGTGCAATTGGGTAGTGGACACTTGTTTACATAAG GGGAGTCGTGATAACATGAGTATTGTAttagtttgtttttcaaatgctCCTAAGGTCTCAGAGGAGGCAGTGAAAAAAGATGCAGAGTTGGATAAGTACTTGGAATCACGGGTTGAAG aaattatggaaaaatcGGGTGAAGAAGGAATGCCTGATCTTGCTCATGTTATTCGTATTTTAACTGCAGAGAATATCCCTAATTTACCACCAGGAGGTGGTCTAGCTGGCAA